In Streptomyces sp. DG2A-72, one genomic interval encodes:
- a CDS encoding diaminobutyrate--2-oxoglutarate transaminase family protein codes for MSGVGCRAVDAETRAPWTAGGQGAVTVTESAPGGTAEPPGVSVARHAAGTRSVHEGILRRQSARESAARTYARALPIVPVRARGLTIEGADGRRYLDCLSGAGTLALGHNHPVVLEAIRKVLDSGAPLHVLDLATPVKDAFITELFHTLPPGLADHARVQFCGPAGTDAVEAAFKLVRSATGRTGMLAFTGAYHGMTAGALEASGHACDVRVTRLPYPQDYRCPFGIGGAHGAELAARWTESVLDDPKSGVPRPAGMILEPVQGEGGVIPAPDTWMRRMREITAARSIPLIADEVQTGVGRTGAFWAVEHSGVTPDVMVLSKAIGGSLPLALVVYRDDLDVWQPGAHAGTFRGNQLAMAAGTATLAHVRENRLAERAGDLGTRMLSQLRSLADEFSCVGDVRGRGLMIGVEVVNPEAGAEPEPGADGEVDGGAAWAGLDPAGGGGGLAGGSDGWDRASGEAHAGGTAHDRAARAVGRPADALAPLRGPHPAAPELAAAVQRECLRRGLIVELGGRHSSVVRLLPPLTISDEQATAVLDRLADAVAAVARERHPSRRETPIAPT; via the coding sequence ATGTCGGGTGTCGGGTGTCGGGCGGTTGATGCCGAGACCCGGGCGCCCTGGACAGCGGGAGGACAGGGAGCCGTGACCGTGACCGAGTCTGCGCCCGGGGGGACTGCAGAGCCGCCGGGGGTGTCTGTGGCGCGGCATGCCGCGGGGACGCGCTCCGTGCACGAGGGGATCCTGCGGCGCCAGTCGGCACGCGAGTCGGCGGCACGCACCTACGCGCGTGCCCTGCCGATCGTGCCCGTTCGGGCACGCGGGCTGACCATCGAGGGTGCGGACGGACGCCGTTACCTCGACTGTCTCTCCGGCGCCGGAACCCTCGCCCTGGGGCACAATCACCCGGTCGTCCTGGAGGCCATCCGCAAGGTTCTCGACTCCGGCGCACCGCTGCACGTCCTCGACCTGGCGACGCCCGTCAAGGACGCGTTCATCACGGAGCTGTTCCACACCCTGCCGCCCGGCCTCGCCGACCACGCGCGCGTGCAGTTCTGCGGACCGGCCGGCACGGACGCGGTGGAGGCGGCCTTCAAGCTCGTACGGTCCGCCACCGGGCGCACCGGGATGCTCGCCTTCACCGGTGCCTACCACGGGATGACCGCCGGCGCCCTCGAAGCGTCCGGGCACGCCTGCGACGTACGAGTCACACGGCTGCCCTACCCGCAGGACTACCGCTGTCCCTTCGGCATCGGCGGCGCACACGGTGCCGAACTCGCCGCCCGCTGGACCGAGTCCGTCCTCGACGACCCCAAGTCCGGTGTGCCGCGCCCCGCCGGGATGATCCTCGAACCCGTACAGGGCGAGGGCGGGGTCATCCCCGCGCCGGACACCTGGATGCGCCGCATGCGGGAGATCACAGCCGCCCGGTCCATCCCGCTGATCGCCGACGAGGTCCAGACGGGCGTCGGGCGCACCGGTGCCTTCTGGGCGGTCGAGCACAGTGGAGTCACCCCCGACGTGATGGTCCTCTCCAAGGCCATCGGCGGCAGCCTGCCCCTGGCGCTCGTGGTCTACCGAGACGACCTCGACGTCTGGCAACCCGGCGCCCACGCAGGCACTTTCCGCGGCAACCAACTCGCCATGGCAGCGGGGACGGCGACGCTGGCACACGTCCGCGAGAACCGACTTGCCGAACGGGCGGGCGATCTCGGCACCCGGATGCTCTCCCAACTTCGCTCCCTTGCTGATGAGTTCTCCTGCGTGGGTGATGTGCGGGGGCGGGGGCTGATGATCGGCGTCGAGGTGGTGAATCCGGAGGCGGGTGCGGAGCCGGAACCGGGTGCTGACGGTGAGGTAGATGGAGGCGCCGCCTGGGCGGGACTTGACCCGGCGGGAGGCGGAGGGGGACTGGCGGGCGGTTCGGATGGTTGGGACCGTGCCAGTGGTGAGGCGCACGCGGGTGGGACCGCGCATGACCGTGCTGCCAGGGCAGTTGGCCGCCCTGCGGATGCGCTGGCACCCCTTCGCGGTCCTCACCCGGCTGCTCCCGAACTCGCGGCCGCCGTACAGCGGGAGTGCCTGCGCCGCGGCTTGATCGTCGAGCTCGGTGGACGGCACTCGAGTGTTGTACGGCTCCTGCCACCGCTGACGATCAGTGACGAGCAGGCGACCGCGGTGCTCGACCGACTGGCCGATGCTGTGGCCGCGGTGGCCCGCGAACGTCATCCGTCCCGACGAGAGACACCGATCGCGCCGACGTGA
- a CDS encoding IucA/IucC family siderophore biosynthesis protein: MEHPDPHTAAQSAAVENLLRCWTRETNLPSPDNGTLRIPLPASGTALLVPVHYWSPTGCHRFGLPRFADAPEASPPADAVTVAALLTRETSLMAGTTDLPARAAESSLGPSQRAASDADRPTIPGTGDRAAPDAADRTTPDAASRTDLVSRVADSVRLTTSFIKDRRQHPSDAPDLFLAAEQALLLGHPLHPTPKSREDLAEREARWYSPELRGSFPLHWLAVAPSVLATDSAWTERGRPVPALQLTARLAEAELPLPDGYAALPLHPWQLREVQRRPETVALLDAGLLRDLGEHGTPWHPTSSVRTVYRSDAPAMLKLSLGLRITNSRRENLRKELHRGVEVHRLLRSGLAKQWQAVHPGFDIVRDPAWLAADTLDGNPVPGLDVMIRHNPFSPSDDVSCVAALVSLRPYRPSGTVARCSESGAPSRWPYVKSRLAEVVTRLADRTGRPLGAVAAEWFLRYLEQVVRPVLWLDAEAGIALEAHQQNTLLLLDADGWPTGGRYRDNQGYYFRESRRAELEARLPGVGRHSDTFVSDEVADERFAYYLAINNVLGLIGAFGSQRLVDEQLLLAAFRRFLGEVAVGPARLRSALPTQLLDSPVLRCKANLLTRLHGLDELIGPIDTQSVYVTIANPLHF, encoded by the coding sequence CTGGAACATCCCGACCCGCATACGGCGGCTCAGTCCGCGGCTGTGGAGAACCTGCTGCGCTGCTGGACGCGCGAGACCAACCTCCCCTCTCCCGACAACGGCACCCTCCGCATCCCCCTGCCGGCCAGCGGCACGGCCCTGCTCGTCCCGGTCCACTACTGGTCCCCGACGGGTTGCCACCGCTTCGGCCTTCCCCGCTTTGCCGACGCCCCGGAGGCATCCCCACCGGCCGACGCGGTCACGGTCGCGGCCCTGCTCACCAGGGAGACGTCTCTGATGGCGGGAACGACCGATCTGCCTGCCAGGGCTGCCGAGTCGAGCCTCGGCCCTTCCCAGCGAGCCGCCTCCGATGCAGACAGGCCCACCATCCCTGGCACAGGCGATCGCGCCGCCCCCGACGCAGCCGATCGCACCACGCCCGACGCAGCCAGCCGCACCGACCTCGTCTCCCGTGTCGCCGACTCCGTCCGACTGACCACCTCCTTCATCAAGGACCGTCGGCAACACCCTTCCGACGCACCCGACCTCTTCCTCGCGGCTGAGCAAGCGCTCCTCCTCGGTCACCCACTGCACCCGACCCCGAAGAGCCGCGAGGATCTTGCAGAGCGCGAAGCACGGTGGTACTCACCCGAGTTGCGCGGCTCGTTCCCCTTGCACTGGCTCGCTGTCGCCCCCTCCGTCCTCGCCACCGACTCCGCCTGGACCGAACGGGGCCGCCCTGTCCCGGCACTGCAGCTCACCGCACGACTGGCCGAGGCGGAACTGCCTCTGCCCGACGGCTATGCCGCCCTCCCGCTGCACCCCTGGCAACTGCGCGAGGTCCAGAGGCGCCCCGAGACCGTGGCTCTGCTCGACGCAGGATTGCTCCGCGACCTCGGCGAGCACGGCACCCCGTGGCATCCCACCTCCTCCGTGCGAACCGTCTACCGCTCCGACGCCCCCGCGATGCTCAAGCTGTCCCTGGGCCTGCGCATCACCAACTCCCGCCGGGAGAACCTCCGCAAGGAGCTCCATCGCGGCGTCGAGGTTCACCGGCTGCTGCGCAGTGGCCTGGCCAAGCAGTGGCAGGCGGTCCACCCAGGCTTCGACATCGTCCGCGACCCGGCCTGGCTCGCAGCCGACACGCTGGACGGCAACCCCGTGCCCGGCCTCGACGTGATGATCCGGCACAACCCGTTCAGCCCCTCGGACGACGTCTCCTGCGTCGCAGCACTTGTCTCCCTCCGGCCGTACCGTCCATCGGGCACGGTCGCACGCTGCTCCGAGTCCGGCGCCCCATCGCGATGGCCATACGTCAAGTCCCGTCTGGCAGAGGTGGTCACACGTCTCGCCGACCGGACCGGCCGACCTCTCGGCGCGGTTGCCGCCGAGTGGTTCCTCCGCTACCTCGAGCAGGTCGTCCGACCTGTCCTGTGGCTGGACGCGGAGGCAGGCATCGCACTGGAGGCACACCAGCAGAACACGCTGCTTCTGCTGGACGCCGACGGCTGGCCGACTGGCGGTCGCTACCGCGACAACCAGGGCTACTACTTCCGTGAGTCCCGGCGCGCGGAACTCGAGGCCCGGCTGCCCGGCGTCGGCCGGCACAGCGACACCTTCGTCTCTGACGAGGTCGCCGACGAGCGCTTCGCCTACTACCTGGCGATCAACAACGTGCTCGGCCTCATCGGTGCGTTCGGCTCCCAGCGCCTCGTCGACGAGCAGCTGTTGCTCGCCGCCTTCCGCCGCTTTCTCGGCGAGGTCGCTGTCGGCCCAGCCCGCTTGCGCAGCGCATTGCCCACCCAGCTGCTCGACTCACCCGTGCTGCGCTGCAAGGCCAACCTGCTGACCCGGCTGCACGGCCTCGACGAGCTGATCGGCCCGATCGACACCCAGTCCGTCTACGTCACCATCGCCAACCCCCTCCACTTCTGA
- a CDS encoding GNAT family N-acetyltransferase encodes MTHSASHADALERAATGRQAGTDGKRSRGGDAPHSVSSVQADDDLLDHVADWGPTVTPAGVFRLVPVDLEQDLPLISRWMNDPAVAAFWGLEGAQNTTEDHVRAQFAGDGRSIPCLGVLEGTPMSYWEVYRADLDPLARHYPARPHDTGIHLLIGRVADRGQGLGGTLLRAVADLAFDKRPACARVVAEPDLRNTPSVAAFLSAGFRFSAEIDLPAKRAALMVRDRSLRHLL; translated from the coding sequence CTGACCCACTCCGCGAGTCACGCGGACGCGCTTGAGCGGGCCGCGACGGGGCGGCAGGCCGGCACGGATGGGAAGCGGAGCCGCGGTGGGGACGCGCCTCATTCCGTCTCTTCCGTACAGGCCGACGACGACCTGCTCGACCACGTCGCCGACTGGGGGCCGACCGTCACACCAGCAGGCGTGTTCCGGCTCGTCCCGGTGGACCTGGAGCAGGACCTGCCGCTCATCAGCCGCTGGATGAACGACCCCGCCGTGGCAGCATTCTGGGGGCTGGAGGGCGCCCAGAACACGACCGAGGACCATGTGCGTGCCCAGTTCGCCGGAGACGGCCGCAGCATCCCCTGCCTCGGCGTGCTGGAGGGCACGCCGATGAGCTACTGGGAGGTCTACCGAGCGGACCTCGACCCGCTGGCCCGCCACTATCCCGCTCGACCTCACGACACTGGAATCCACCTCCTCATCGGTCGAGTCGCCGATCGCGGGCAGGGACTCGGCGGCACCCTGCTCAGAGCCGTCGCCGACCTCGCGTTCGACAAGCGGCCCGCCTGCGCACGCGTCGTCGCGGAACCCGATCTTCGCAACACCCCCTCCGTAGCCGCATTCCTGAGCGCAGGCTTCCGGTTCTCCGCCGAGATCGACCTGCCTGCCAAGCGGGCCGCCCTGATGGTCCGAGACCGTTCCCTTCGCCATCTGCTGTAG